In Microbacterium esteraromaticum, the following proteins share a genomic window:
- the pdxT gene encoding pyridoxal 5'-phosphate synthase glutaminase subunit PdxT has product MMARSGRVGVLALQGDVREHTAMLGRLGADVVPVRRPEELATVAGLVIPGGESSVIDKLTRMFGLAEPIRRAIREGMPMFGTCAGLIMLADRLVDAIDGQQTFGGLDVTVRRNAFGRQVDSFEGPVAVPSLGPRPVHAAFIRGPVVESVGPDASVLASLDDGSVVAVEQGSLLGISFHPEISGEPRFHERFLQRVAEREAVVGL; this is encoded by the coding sequence ATGATGGCCCGCAGCGGGCGCGTCGGAGTGCTCGCTCTGCAGGGCGATGTGCGAGAGCACACGGCCATGCTCGGACGCCTCGGCGCCGATGTCGTACCGGTGCGCCGACCGGAGGAGCTCGCGACCGTCGCCGGACTGGTCATCCCCGGCGGCGAGTCGAGCGTGATCGACAAGCTCACGCGCATGTTCGGGCTGGCCGAGCCCATCCGCCGAGCGATCAGAGAGGGGATGCCCATGTTCGGCACATGCGCCGGCCTGATCATGCTCGCTGACCGCCTGGTCGACGCGATCGACGGGCAGCAGACCTTCGGCGGCCTCGACGTCACCGTGCGCCGCAACGCGTTCGGCCGGCAGGTTGACTCCTTTGAAGGCCCTGTCGCCGTGCCGAGCCTCGGCCCCCGACCGGTGCACGCCGCATTCATCCGTGGTCCGGTGGTCGAATCCGTCGGTCCGGATGCCTCCGTCCTCGCGTCACTCGACGACGGCAGCGTCGTCGCGGTCGAACAGGGAAGTCTTCTCGGGATCAGCTTCCACCCGGAGATCTCGGGAGAACCGCGCTTCCACGAGCGCTTCCTGCAGCGCGTCGCAGAACGGGAGGCGGTCGTCGGCCTGTAG
- a CDS encoding aminotransferase class I/II-fold pyridoxal phosphate-dependent enzyme, with amino-acid sequence MDIEITGTSAAEIADSVRALRERGTLRPGDPLPPVRELATTLGVNRNTAVAAYRQLAQAGLVVSRGRAGTVIAGAEPVAQEGVADTVLRDVASGNPDPTLIPDPTPALGRIAGRPVLYGEPVLDAGLEQWTREWMLADLPRDDLHVVVTSGAVDAVERLLAQALMRDDAVALEDPCFLSSIHTVRLGGYRAVPVAVDEEGMTVDGLRAAVNAGVRAIISTPRAQNPTGVSLSPARAATLREVLADHPYVLIIEDDHFSLLSQHPYASLIGPSHRRYALIRSVSKFLGPDMCLALAGTDPTTAQRLAMRLSPGTTWVSHLLQRLAHAQLTDESVRGQISRAASHYAARNRAFSEALAARGIPTMSTDGLSLWVRLDVTARDAAERLMRRGWLARPGDEFLLEETAGPSRHLRLTVHDLTEAESARLIDDLAAAAVRG; translated from the coding sequence ATGGACATCGAGATAACGGGAACCTCCGCCGCGGAGATCGCCGACAGCGTGCGCGCCCTGCGAGAGCGCGGCACCCTGCGTCCCGGAGATCCCCTGCCTCCTGTACGCGAGCTCGCGACGACCCTCGGCGTCAACCGCAACACCGCAGTGGCCGCGTACCGGCAGCTCGCGCAGGCAGGGCTCGTCGTGTCCCGCGGCCGCGCAGGCACGGTGATCGCGGGCGCCGAGCCCGTCGCGCAGGAGGGTGTCGCAGACACGGTGCTGCGCGATGTGGCATCCGGCAACCCCGACCCGACGCTCATCCCCGATCCGACTCCGGCACTAGGGCGCATCGCCGGACGTCCTGTCCTGTACGGCGAGCCCGTCCTCGATGCCGGACTCGAGCAGTGGACCCGCGAATGGATGCTCGCCGACCTGCCCCGCGATGATCTGCACGTCGTCGTCACCAGCGGCGCCGTCGATGCAGTCGAGCGTCTGCTCGCGCAGGCGCTGATGCGCGACGACGCCGTCGCGCTCGAGGACCCGTGCTTCCTCTCCAGCATCCACACCGTCCGGCTCGGCGGCTACCGCGCGGTGCCGGTCGCCGTCGATGAGGAGGGCATGACCGTCGATGGGCTTCGGGCGGCTGTGAACGCCGGCGTCCGTGCCATCATCAGCACCCCGCGCGCGCAGAACCCGACGGGCGTGAGCCTCTCCCCTGCGCGTGCCGCTACGCTCCGCGAGGTGCTGGCCGATCACCCGTACGTGCTGATCATCGAAGACGACCACTTCTCGCTGCTGTCTCAGCACCCTTATGCCTCACTGATCGGGCCCTCGCACCGCCGGTACGCGCTGATCCGCTCGGTGTCGAAGTTCCTCGGTCCGGACATGTGCCTCGCCCTGGCCGGCACCGATCCCACCACGGCGCAGCGCCTGGCGATGCGACTGAGCCCGGGCACGACCTGGGTCAGCCATCTGCTCCAGCGACTCGCACATGCCCAGCTGACCGATGAGTCCGTGCGCGGGCAGATCTCCCGTGCGGCATCGCACTACGCCGCACGCAACAGGGCGTTCAGCGAGGCGCTCGCCGCACGCGGCATCCCGACCATGTCCACCGACGGACTCAGCCTGTGGGTCCGTCTCGACGTGACAGCTCGCGACGCGGCCGAACGGCTGATGCGACGGGGCTGGCTCGCCCGTCCCGGTGACGAGTTCCTGCTGGAGGAGACCGCTGGTCCGTCCCGTCACCTGCGCCTCACCGTTCACGACCTGACAGAGGCCGAGAGCGCGCGCCTCATCGACGACCTCGCGGCCGCCGCGGTGAGAGGATGA
- the pdxS gene encoding pyridoxal 5'-phosphate synthase lyase subunit PdxS, with protein sequence MASTDQNPTTGSQRVKRGLAEMLKGGVIMDVVTAEQAKIAEDAGAVAVMALERVPADIRAQGGVSRMSDPDMIDSIIDSVSIPVMAKARIGHFVEAQVLQELGVDYIDESEVLSPADYVNHIDKWPFTVPFVCGATHLGEALRRITEGAAMIRSKGEAGTGDVSEAMKHIRKIRGEIAALGALSKDELYVAAKELQAPYELVAEIAETGKLPVVLFVAGGVATPADAAMMMQLGADGVFVGSGIFKSGDPVARAKAIVKATAFYDDPKVIAEASRGLGEAMVGINVSDLPAPHRLAERGW encoded by the coding sequence ATGGCATCCACCGACCAGAACCCGACCACCGGATCGCAGCGCGTCAAGCGCGGACTCGCCGAGATGCTCAAGGGCGGCGTGATCATGGACGTCGTCACCGCAGAGCAGGCGAAGATCGCCGAAGACGCCGGTGCCGTCGCCGTCATGGCGCTCGAGCGCGTCCCGGCGGACATCCGAGCCCAGGGCGGCGTCTCTCGGATGAGCGACCCCGACATGATCGACAGCATCATCGACTCCGTCTCGATCCCCGTGATGGCCAAGGCCCGCATCGGTCACTTCGTCGAGGCGCAGGTGCTGCAGGAGCTCGGCGTCGACTACATCGACGAGTCCGAGGTGCTCTCACCCGCCGACTACGTGAACCACATCGACAAGTGGCCCTTCACTGTGCCGTTCGTGTGCGGGGCGACGCACCTGGGCGAGGCTCTGCGCCGCATCACGGAGGGCGCGGCGATGATCCGCTCGAAGGGTGAGGCCGGCACCGGAGACGTCTCCGAGGCGATGAAGCACATCCGCAAGATCCGCGGCGAGATCGCAGCCCTTGGCGCACTCTCGAAGGACGAGCTGTACGTCGCGGCCAAGGAGCTGCAGGCACCCTATGAGCTGGTCGCCGAGATCGCAGAGACCGGCAAGCTGCCCGTCGTGCTGTTCGTCGCCGGTGGCGTCGCCACCCCTGCCGACGCCGCGATGATGATGCAGCTCGGGGCAGACGGCGTGTTCGTCGGCTCGGGCATCTTCAAGTCGGGCGACCCCGTTGCCCGCGCCAAGGCGATCGTCAAGGCCACGGCCTTCTACGACGACCCGAAGGTCATCGCCGAAGCCTCGCGCGGCCTGGGCGAGGCCATGGTCGGCATCAATGTCTCGGACCTGCCCGCACCTCACCGCCTCGCCGAGCGCGGCTGGTAA
- a CDS encoding AraC family transcriptional regulator encodes MSKGATVIEILNHLVDEIESHLGDDLDIDGIASATGTTGYHVRRMFSSLAGMPVSEYIRRRRMTVAAADVVGDEDLLSIAVRYGYGSTEAFGRAFRAVHGVAHGVVRRDGGPLRSQPQLRFRLTVEGSTPMDVRIVERDAFRLIGHATRVPLIHSGANPHIQAHIASLPVEAHARLKSLGDAEPSGILQVSADVDPDSTEGSELTYLHGVAVSATTSVPADLDTIDVDGGVWAVFRAAGAYPAALQDTWAATATEWFPSNPWRLRPGPSVVAVLDRAGDFSTATTELWLPIERS; translated from the coding sequence ATGTCGAAGGGAGCCACCGTGATCGAGATCCTCAACCACCTCGTCGATGAGATCGAGTCGCATCTGGGCGACGACCTAGACATCGACGGCATCGCCTCGGCGACCGGCACCACCGGCTACCACGTGCGGCGCATGTTTTCGTCGCTCGCGGGCATGCCGGTCTCGGAGTACATCCGTCGCCGGCGTATGACCGTGGCGGCGGCGGACGTCGTGGGCGACGAGGACCTGCTCTCGATCGCGGTTCGCTACGGCTACGGATCGACCGAGGCCTTCGGTCGCGCATTCCGCGCCGTGCACGGCGTAGCCCATGGTGTCGTCCGCCGTGACGGTGGCCCCCTTCGCAGCCAGCCGCAGCTCAGGTTCCGCCTGACCGTAGAAGGGAGCACCCCTATGGATGTCCGCATCGTCGAACGAGACGCCTTCCGCCTGATCGGCCACGCAACGCGCGTGCCGCTGATCCACAGCGGAGCAAATCCCCATATCCAGGCCCACATCGCTTCGCTGCCCGTCGAGGCCCACGCCCGGCTCAAGAGCCTCGGTGATGCCGAGCCGTCGGGAATCCTGCAGGTGAGCGCCGACGTCGACCCGGACAGCACCGAGGGCAGTGAGCTCACCTACCTCCATGGCGTCGCGGTGAGCGCGACGACATCGGTGCCGGCCGACCTGGACACGATCGACGTCGACGGAGGGGTCTGGGCGGTCTTCCGGGCGGCGGGCGCCTATCCGGCGGCGCTGCAGGACACGTGGGCCGCCACCGCGACCGAGTGGTTCCCCTCCAATCCGTGGCGCCTGCGCCCCGGGCCCTCTGTCGTCGCGGTGCTGGATCGCGCCGGCGACTTCAGCACCGCGACCACCGAATTGTGGCTGCCGATCGAACGGAGTTGA
- a CDS encoding YebC/PmpR family DNA-binding transcriptional regulator, producing the protein MSGHSKWATTKHKKAVIDARRAKSWAKLIKNIEVAAKLGGPDQAGNPTLFDAVLKAKKMSVPKDNIDRAVKRGAGIGGEAVEYTSIMYEGYGPNGVALMIECLTDNKNRAAAEVRTALSRNGGTLADPGSVAYNFTRKGVIVVGSEGTTEDDVMMAALEAGAEEVEAHGDGFQVIAEATDLVAVRTSLQEAGIDYDSADVEFVPNLKVEIDADTARKVFRLIDALEDSDDVQNVFANFDLTPEVQAELEGDDEE; encoded by the coding sequence ATGTCCGGGCATTCCAAGTGGGCTACGACCAAGCACAAGAAGGCCGTCATCGACGCGCGCCGTGCGAAGTCGTGGGCGAAGCTCATCAAGAACATCGAGGTCGCGGCCAAGCTCGGCGGACCCGATCAGGCGGGCAACCCGACCCTCTTCGACGCCGTTCTCAAGGCCAAGAAGATGTCGGTCCCGAAGGACAACATCGACCGTGCTGTCAAGCGCGGTGCCGGCATCGGCGGCGAGGCCGTCGAGTACACCTCGATCATGTACGAAGGCTACGGACCCAACGGGGTCGCCCTCATGATCGAGTGTCTGACAGACAACAAGAACCGCGCCGCAGCAGAGGTGAGGACCGCGCTCAGCCGCAACGGCGGCACGCTGGCCGACCCCGGATCGGTGGCCTACAACTTCACCCGCAAGGGCGTCATCGTCGTCGGCTCCGAGGGCACGACCGAGGACGACGTGATGATGGCGGCGCTCGAGGCGGGCGCTGAAGAGGTCGAGGCGCATGGCGACGGCTTCCAGGTGATCGCAGAGGCCACTGATCTCGTGGCCGTGCGCACGAGCCTGCAGGAAGCCGGCATCGACTACGACTCGGCCGACGTCGAGTTCGTCCCGAATCTCAAGGTCGAGATCGACGCCGACACCGCCCGCAAGGTCTTCCGCCTGATCGACGCCCTGGAAGACAGCGACGACGTGCAGAACGTGTTCGCCAACTTCGACCTCACCCCCGAGGTGCAGGCCGAGCTCGAAGGCGACGACGAGGAGTAG